One part of the Candidatus Saccharimonadales bacterium genome encodes these proteins:
- a CDS encoding DUF5665 domain-containing protein has translation MEKKTKTDKPASNHSVGVNDVFEEFFQDYERRRWSIYRLNFVRGIFFGLGTFIGGTLVIAGMFWFLSLFESVPYISDVIKNIQTSIEDARK, from the coding sequence ATGGAAAAGAAAACAAAAACCGATAAGCCCGCTAGTAATCACAGTGTTGGTGTAAATGATGTTTTTGAAGAGTTCTTTCAGGATTATGAGCGCCGTCGCTGGAGTATCTATAGACTAAACTTTGTTCGTGGAATATTTTTTGGTCTAGGAACATTCATCGGCGGTACATTGGTCATTGCTGGAATGTTCTGGTTCTTATCTTTATTCGAGAGCGTTCCGTATATATCGGACGTGATTAAAAATATTCAAACGTCAATTGAAGACGCACGCAAATAG
- a CDS encoding CAP domain-containing protein gives MPKSKSAHKQTVKKMHRHRMTIFFGMAAALIAIQFTWLAQTTPGNVLAYAVSVSIGELANLTNQKRAENGLAPLSVNSQLNNGAQAKANHMVANNYWAHTAPDGTEPWYFFDTAGYNYIHAGENLAYGFADSAEMVDAWMNSPGHKANILGDYKEMGFGITNGSNYQSGQYTVVAAFYGTQAAPPAPTPEPTPAPVVAQAQATAPEAEPAPVPVESAAEPTTTPAPEVVNEDKTEEPKVTVAAPTRVTNLQNLLSGNASWAVYASLGVITAAVIGFAITHRKLIVAGWRHSTHFILVHPLIDLAVIAVIVGLVLAGSAGFIR, from the coding sequence ATGCCTAAATCAAAATCCGCGCATAAACAAACAGTCAAAAAAATGCATCGCCACAGAATGACCATATTCTTTGGAATGGCAGCTGCGCTGATAGCTATTCAATTTACATGGTTAGCACAAACAACACCGGGCAACGTTTTAGCCTATGCTGTTAGCGTAAGTATTGGTGAGCTAGCCAATTTGACCAATCAAAAAAGAGCCGAAAATGGTCTAGCACCTTTAAGTGTAAATAGCCAGCTCAACAATGGAGCGCAGGCTAAAGCTAACCACATGGTTGCAAATAACTACTGGGCTCACACCGCACCAGATGGCACTGAGCCCTGGTACTTTTTTGACACCGCAGGATACAACTACATTCATGCAGGCGAGAACCTAGCTTATGGTTTTGCTGACAGCGCTGAAATGGTAGACGCCTGGATGAACAGCCCCGGTCACAAAGCCAACATTTTAGGCGATTATAAAGAAATGGGTTTTGGAATAACCAATGGATCAAACTATCAAAGCGGCCAGTACACTGTAGTAGCAGCCTTTTACGGCACTCAAGCAGCGCCACCGGCCCCTACTCCGGAGCCAACACCAGCACCAGTTGTCGCACAAGCCCAAGCCACAGCACCCGAGGCGGAGCCCGCGCCGGTCCCAGTGGAGTCCGCGGCCGAACCAACCACCACACCCGCTCCCGAGGTTGTAAACGAAGACAAGACCGAAGAACCCAAAGTTACCGTAGCCGCCCCCACAAGAGTTACTAATTTGCAAAACTTGCTGAGTGGTAATGCAAGTTGGGCAGTTTACGCGAGTCTTGGGGTGATTACTGCCGCCGTAATTGGCTTTGCTATAACGCACCGAAAATTAATTGTGGCAGGTTGGCGGCACAGCACGCACTTTATTTTGGTACATCCACTTATTGATTTAGCGGTAATTGCGGTAATTGTTGGGCTCGTTTTGGCTGGTTCAGCCGGATTTATTAGATAA
- a CDS encoding YtxH domain-containing protein has product MAHKKGHFKVGLLIGAIAGLVAGLLTAPKSGKDTRDDIKNKATDVKDDLHSKFKDMRGKGEDFADDASDKLDDARGQAEEFAKDAKKKASDVADDLKDRTDMAADKTKDAIDEAKKRIAKK; this is encoded by the coding sequence GTGGCACACAAAAAAGGACATTTTAAAGTTGGTTTGTTGATCGGCGCAATTGCTGGTTTGGTGGCTGGTTTATTGACCGCTCCAAAAAGTGGAAAAGACACCCGTGACGATATTAAAAACAAAGCTACTGACGTGAAAGATGATCTACACAGTAAATTTAAAGATATGCGCGGTAAGGGCGAAGATTTTGCGGATGACGCTTCTGATAAACTTGATGACGCGCGCGGCCAAGCAGAAGAATTTGCTAAAGATGCAAAAAAGAAAGCTAGCGATGTAGCAGATGACCTTAAAGACAGGACAGACATGGCGGCCGACAAAACTAAAGACGCAATCGATGAAGCTAAAAAGCGAATAGCCAAAAAATAA
- the dnaE gene encoding DNA polymerase III subunit alpha encodes MSEQTPVLEAKDFVHLHNHTHYSVLDGLQKVPEMLDRVKDLGMEAVAITDHGVLSGAIEFYKEATARGIKPIIGIETYVAARKLTDKDPVKDKARYHLILLAMNNKGYENLMRMATTASLDGYYYKPRIDHDLLEKYNEGIICLSACAGSELGENLRADQDEKAYEIAKWYKNLFGDRYYIEVQDHGHPDHPMKWDEQVKLNQKLFKLAADLGIKTVLTSDAHYAAPADKDAHEILLCVQTGAFLSDQDRFSLKDFDLFVEDPKSAIARWGADHASSIRTSKEIADRCEIKFEFDKILIPEFPVPEGQTEKTFLDDLVHRGLVDRYTNMSREDAFKMTIEQARKIIPPHVLERTDFELGVIDGMGFNGYMLIVQDFINWGKDQGIIFGPGRGSAAGSIIAYALRITDLDPLKYGLLFERFLNPDRISMPDIDVDIQDNRRDEVIEYCSNKYGKDRVSNIVTFGKMAARAAVRDVARVLQVPYAEADKLAKMIPAPVQGRHIPLKVSIEKDQDLKAEYENNQTAKRVIDLASRLEGTIRSHGVHACGVVIAPGELVQYIPLEMAQKGVVATQFPMGQIEELGLLKMDFLGLSNLTVIKNALRIIKKIEDVDIDLGKIPLDDLKTFELLARGDTTGVFQFESAGMKRYLRDLKPNEFDDVIAMGALYRPGPLSAGLTDSFIKRKNGLEKVSFAHPLMEGALKNTFGVLVYQEQVMQISRDVCGFTGGEADTLRKAIGKKKLDVMEKMQVKFIEGAVKNGVPQAVIEKFWKDLLGFADYCFNKSHSACYGLISYWTAYLKAHFPGPFMAALMTSDQDDTDRLAIEIAECRRADLQVLTPDINQSFAEFGTVPGTNQIRFGLNAVKNVGTNAVEEILRAREEGKFKSIEDFLKRVNVRIVNRKNLESLVKAGAFDSLADRTDLLYNMDTILAFAHKIQKEAASGQADLFGSLLDEMIPALKLDPAPTRTSDREMLLWERELLGLYLSAHPLDKYDAYFSEQTMPISNLAKEMDGKTAMVGGVINDSRVINTKSGSKMAFVKLEDKAGEMEIIVFPKLYEEISEKLVQDAVVKVKGKINAKDRDGNPTDDVKIIAEEIIFVTDDELDNYKSTGRNMRLPQTKRLNLEPKSKKKLELYTYVPVEEKKPRLFVHVKDPSNNEALVKVKQVFNEWPGSHEVVLVLGEDKKSAIKMPFKVDPQEDLMESLSELLGTECVAVK; translated from the coding sequence GTGTCAGAGCAAACGCCTGTTTTAGAGGCGAAAGATTTTGTGCATTTACATAACCACACGCACTACAGCGTGCTGGATGGTTTGCAAAAAGTTCCAGAAATGCTCGACCGAGTTAAGGACCTAGGTATGGAGGCTGTAGCGATTACAGACCACGGTGTCTTAAGTGGTGCGATTGAATTTTATAAAGAGGCGACTGCGCGAGGCATTAAACCGATTATCGGTATAGAAACATATGTTGCAGCCCGAAAACTCACCGACAAAGACCCCGTAAAAGATAAAGCTCGCTATCACCTAATTTTACTAGCCATGAATAATAAAGGCTACGAAAACCTAATGCGCATGGCGACTACTGCGAGCTTGGACGGGTATTATTACAAACCGCGTATTGATCATGATTTACTCGAAAAATATAACGAAGGCATAATTTGCTTGTCTGCTTGTGCCGGTAGCGAATTAGGCGAAAACTTACGCGCCGATCAAGATGAAAAAGCCTACGAAATTGCCAAATGGTACAAGAACTTATTTGGTGATCGCTACTATATTGAGGTTCAGGACCATGGCCATCCCGATCACCCAATGAAGTGGGATGAGCAGGTAAAACTTAACCAAAAGCTTTTCAAGCTAGCAGCTGATCTTGGAATTAAAACAGTTTTAACCAGCGACGCGCACTATGCTGCCCCCGCCGACAAGGATGCTCACGAAATTCTGCTTTGCGTGCAAACTGGTGCGTTTTTGAGCGACCAGGATAGGTTTAGCTTAAAAGATTTTGATCTGTTTGTTGAAGATCCAAAAAGCGCAATTGCTCGTTGGGGCGCTGATCATGCAAGTAGTATTAGGACTTCTAAAGAAATCGCAGATCGCTGCGAGATTAAGTTTGAGTTTGATAAAATCTTAATCCCAGAGTTCCCCGTGCCAGAGGGACAGACCGAAAAGACTTTTTTGGACGATTTAGTACATCGTGGCCTAGTAGATCGCTACACCAACATGAGCCGCGAAGACGCGTTTAAAATGACAATTGAACAAGCACGAAAAATTATTCCACCGCACGTGTTGGAACGCACGGACTTTGAGCTGGGCGTTATCGACGGCATGGGCTTTAACGGATATATGCTGATCGTGCAGGATTTTATCAACTGGGGTAAGGACCAAGGGATTATCTTTGGGCCGGGGCGTGGTAGTGCTGCCGGTTCGATTATTGCTTACGCGCTGCGTATAACGGATCTCGATCCTCTAAAATATGGCTTGCTGTTTGAGCGCTTCTTGAATCCTGATCGTATCAGTATGCCCGATATCGACGTTGACATTCAAGATAACCGACGTGACGAAGTGATCGAATATTGTTCTAACAAGTACGGCAAAGACCGCGTGAGTAATATTGTTACATTCGGTAAAATGGCGGCGCGTGCGGCAGTGCGCGACGTGGCACGTGTTTTGCAGGTTCCATACGCCGAGGCCGATAAACTGGCAAAAATGATCCCCGCACCTGTTCAGGGTAGGCATATTCCTCTTAAAGTTTCGATCGAAAAGGACCAAGATTTAAAGGCCGAATACGAAAACAACCAAACCGCAAAACGCGTGATCGACCTTGCGAGCCGGCTTGAAGGTACGATTCGTAGCCACGGTGTCCACGCATGTGGTGTGGTAATTGCGCCGGGCGAGCTCGTGCAATATATTCCGCTCGAGATGGCACAAAAAGGCGTCGTCGCTACCCAGTTCCCAATGGGTCAGATCGAAGAACTTGGGCTTTTAAAGATGGACTTTTTGGGTCTGAGCAACTTAACGGTTATTAAAAACGCTTTGAGAATTATTAAAAAGATCGAGGATGTGGATATTGATTTGGGTAAAATCCCACTTGATGATCTAAAAACTTTCGAGCTGTTAGCGCGTGGTGACACAACGGGAGTGTTTCAGTTTGAATCCGCCGGTATGAAGCGCTATTTACGTGACTTAAAGCCCAACGAGTTTGACGACGTTATCGCTATGGGCGCACTGTATCGCCCGGGTCCGCTTAGTGCTGGGCTGACGGATAGCTTTATTAAGCGCAAAAATGGACTCGAAAAGGTGAGTTTCGCGCATCCGCTCATGGAGGGCGCACTTAAAAACACCTTCGGAGTGCTAGTTTACCAAGAGCAAGTGATGCAGATCTCGCGCGATGTTTGTGGTTTTACCGGTGGTGAAGCCGACACTTTGCGTAAGGCAATTGGTAAAAAGAAGCTAGATGTGATGGAAAAAATGCAAGTCAAGTTTATCGAGGGCGCAGTTAAAAATGGCGTGCCACAAGCTGTGATTGAAAAATTCTGGAAGGATCTTTTAGGCTTTGCCGACTATTGTTTTAATAAGTCGCACTCAGCATGCTACGGGTTAATTAGCTACTGGACGGCTTACTTAAAAGCGCACTTCCCGGGACCATTTATGGCGGCCTTAATGACCAGCGATCAAGATGACACTGATCGTTTAGCAATTGAAATTGCCGAATGTCGGCGTGCAGATTTGCAAGTTTTAACTCCAGATATTAACCAATCTTTTGCCGAATTTGGAACCGTGCCAGGCACGAATCAGATTCGTTTTGGTTTGAATGCTGTTAAAAATGTTGGCACAAATGCCGTCGAAGAAATTTTGCGTGCGCGTGAAGAGGGTAAGTTTAAGTCGATTGAGGACTTTTTGAAGCGAGTTAACGTTAGGATAGTGAATCGTAAAAATCTTGAAAGTTTAGTAAAAGCTGGCGCGTTTGATAGTTTGGCGGATCGAACTGATTTGCTTTATAACATGGATACGATCTTGGCTTTTGCGCACAAAATTCAAAAAGAGGCCGCCAGTGGTCAGGCGGATCTGTTCGGGAGTTTGCTAGACGAAATGATTCCAGCATTAAAACTTGATCCGGCGCCGACCAGAACCAGTGATCGCGAGATGCTTTTATGGGAACGTGAGCTGCTAGGGTTGTACTTAAGCGCACATCCGTTGGATAAGTACGATGCATACTTCAGCGAGCAGACTATGCCTATATCGAATTTGGCCAAAGAAATGGACGGAAAGACTGCGATGGTTGGCGGAGTTATTAATGACTCTCGCGTTATTAACACAAAAAGTGGCAGTAAAATGGCTTTCGTAAAACTCGAAGACAAAGCCGGCGAGATGGAGATCATAGTATTCCCTAAGCTTTATGAGGAAATTTCCGAAAAGCTCGTCCAGGACGCTGTGGTTAAAGTGAAAGGTAAAATCAACGCCAAGGACCGCGATGGCAATCCGACTGATGACGTAAAAATTATCGCCGAGGAAATAATTTTTGTAACCGACGACGAGCTCGATAACTACAAATCAACTGGCCGCAATATGCGATTACCGCAGACAAAGCGTTTGAATCTTGAGCCGAAATCTAAAAAAAAGCTTGAACTTTATACGTATGTCCCAGTCGAAGAGAAAAAGCCGCGCTTGTTTGTACACGTAAAAGATCCGTCGAATAATGAGGCGCTAGTTAAAGTTAAGCAAGTTTTTAACGAATGGCCAGGATCGCATGAAGTGGTTTTGGTTTTGGGTGAAGATAAAAAATCAGCGATAAAAATGCCTTTTAAAGTTGACCCGCAAGAAGATCTGATGGAAAGTTTGAGTGAGCTGCTGGGTACGGAGTGTGTCGCGGTTAAGTAA
- a CDS encoding TrmH family RNA methyltransferase, producing MQLVLIAHNIRSTYNVGSILRTADGFGVRKVYFSGYTPYPEQRDDPRLPHIRQKITSQIHKTALGAEVTMPSEFADDIFTLIKNLRDNGFTILALEQNKDSILLPNIRPTQKTALLLGEEVNGISDDLIKMCDMITEIPMQGKKESFNVSVATGIALYELTRPR from the coding sequence ATGCAACTTGTTTTAATCGCGCATAATATTCGTAGCACTTATAACGTAGGGTCGATCCTGCGAACTGCTGACGGCTTTGGTGTGCGGAAAGTCTATTTTAGTGGATACACCCCCTACCCCGAACAACGCGATGATCCCCGTCTGCCGCACATCAGACAAAAAATCACAAGTCAGATTCATAAAACCGCGCTTGGCGCCGAAGTAACTATGCCGAGCGAGTTTGCGGATGATATTTTTACCCTTATAAAAAACTTGCGAGACAATGGTTTCACAATTTTAGCACTTGAGCAAAACAAAGATTCGATCTTATTACCCAATATCAGACCTACTCAAAAAACCGCTCTACTGCTAGGCGAAGAAGTTAATGGTATTTCCGACGACCTTATAAAGATGTGCGATATGATCACCGAAATACCAATGCAAGGAAAGAAAGAATCATTTAACGTTAGCGTCGCCACTGGAATCGCTCTGTACGAACTGACCAGGCCAAGGTAA